TCTGGCCCTCGCTCAGCCGGCTCTTCCGGAACGAGACCAATCTCAAGGCCGTCCATGATCTGAAGCCCGCGCTCCTGGCGCTCGAGCGGGCGGGGGTTGACCTGGCTCCGCCCTGGTTCGACACGATGGTCGCCACCTATCTCTTGAATCCCAACCGCCGGACCCATGAGCTGGACTCGGTCGCGCTGGAAGTGTTGGGACGCCATCTCACCGGCGGGTCGGTTTCCGTGCAGCCGGCCGGGCCCAAGGCTGAATCCGAGGCTGACGAGCCGCAGGATCTCTTTAGCGGGAGCGGGGAAGAGCCAGCCGATCCTCCGGTCGAAGCTGCGGCCATCCAGAAGGCGGCGGAAGAAGCGGCGGCCGTGTTGCAATTGGTGCCGGTGCTCAAGCAGCGGCTGGAGGAGCAGGGGAGCCTACGGCTGTTCGAGGAGGTCGAGATGCCGCTCGTGCCGGTCCTGGCCGAGATCGAGCGAAACGGCTTCGGCCTGGACGTGGCGGCGCTCCAGGCCTTGAGCAAGGAATTGGAACGGGAGCTGGACCGGATGATGGAGGGGATCGCCAGGCTGGCCGGGGGGGAGTTCAACATCAACTCGCCCAAGCAACTGGCGGCCGTCCTGTTCGACAAGCTGGGCCTCAAGCCCATCCGGAAGACCAAGACCGGCTATTCTACGGACGAGGAGACCCTAACCCAACTGGCCATGCAGCACGAGTTGCCGGCCCAGATCCTCAACTACCGGAGCCTGAGCAAGCTCAAGTCCACCTACGTGGACGCCCTGCCAGAGCTGGTGAATCCCGAGACCGGCCGGCTGCACACGTCGCTCAACCAGACCGTGACGGCCACCGGCCGGCTTTCTTCATCCGATCCCAATCTCCAGAACATCCCGGTGAAGGGGGAATATGGCCTCCGGATCAGGGAGGCCTTCGTCGCGTCGCCGGGCCACACGCTGCTTTGCGCCGACTACAGCCAGATCGAGCCGCGCATCCTGGCCTACCTCTCGCGGGATGAGAAGCTCATCCAGGTTTTCGAGCGGGGTGAGGACATCCACATGGCCACGGCGGTCGAAATCTTCAAGCTGCCGCCGGAACAGATCACGAGGGAGATGCGGCGCACGGCCAAGAGCGTGGTGTTCGGGATCGTGTACGGGATCAGCGCGTTCGGGCTCTCGCAAAACATCGGCGTGTCCCAGCAGGAAGCCAAGAAGTACATTGACACCTACTTCGAACGGTACGCGGGCGTGAAGGCGCTGATGGATCGGACGATCGCGGAAGCCAAAGAAAAGGGCTACACGACGACGATCCTGGGAAGACGGAGGCCGATCCCCGAGCTGCAAAGCTCCGATCCCGCCCAGCGCGGCTTCGGCGAGCGGATGGCGGTGAACAGCCCGATCCAGGGGTCGGCCGCGGATTTGATCAAGGTGGCCATGATCGGCGTGAGCCGGACGCTGCAGGCCGAATTGCCGAGCACCAGGATGATCCTCCAGGTCCACGACGAGCTGATCTTCGAGACCCCGGAGCGGGATGTGGAAAACGCCAAGGAGCTGGTCAAGGCCGAGATGGAAAGTGCCGGCCCGCGCCTGGGCCTCACCGTGCCGCTGAAGGTGGATCTGGGGGTTGGTCGCAACTGGCGGGAAGCCCATCCGTAACGGGATGATGGAAAGGGTCCCGTCATTTACAAGCCAGCACTGGTCGTTCGTGCAACGCACGTCCTTACGGAGGCGGTGCTATGCCAAGACAGGCCAAATTGTTCGAGCAGGCCGACGGGAGCGTATTGAAGGGGTATCGGCTCATCCGACGGCGCGGGGCCAACATTCCGCCCATGTGGATCGAGCGGGCCACCGAGTCGCGC
The sequence above is drawn from the Nitrospirota bacterium genome and encodes:
- the polA gene encoding DNA polymerase I — translated: MSTLYLIDGSAYVYRAFFALPALSNSKGLQTNAVYGFTTMLMKVLREHKPDLLAVVFDEKGPTLRHEAFKEYKAHRPEMPQGMQAQIPYVHRMVEAFGVPAIRQSGYEADDLIGTLARKAEAAGFLVVIVTGDKDMFQLLTPSVRIYDPVKDRWFGEADCRERFGVEPARVVEVMGLMGDATDNIPGVKGIGEKTAIKLIAEFGTIEDLLRRVQEVTPPRIRTFLTEQAENARLSRQLATIRVDCPVDFQPDRFRAGSPSTEALVALLRELEFTTLLKSIQPAGQAETPQGEVTIISDDASARRFAADMPKEGPVAIQVVLDGQGVSARVKGLAVGLPNGRTAFAERVWPSLSRLFRNETNLKAVHDLKPALLALERAGVDLAPPWFDTMVATYLLNPNRRTHELDSVALEVLGRHLTGGSVSVQPAGPKAESEADEPQDLFSGSGEEPADPPVEAAAIQKAAEEAAAVLQLVPVLKQRLEEQGSLRLFEEVEMPLVPVLAEIERNGFGLDVAALQALSKELERELDRMMEGIARLAGGEFNINSPKQLAAVLFDKLGLKPIRKTKTGYSTDEETLTQLAMQHELPAQILNYRSLSKLKSTYVDALPELVNPETGRLHTSLNQTVTATGRLSSSDPNLQNIPVKGEYGLRIREAFVASPGHTLLCADYSQIEPRILAYLSRDEKLIQVFERGEDIHMATAVEIFKLPPEQITREMRRTAKSVVFGIVYGISAFGLSQNIGVSQQEAKKYIDTYFERYAGVKALMDRTIAEAKEKGYTTTILGRRRPIPELQSSDPAQRGFGERMAVNSPIQGSAADLIKVAMIGVSRTLQAELPSTRMILQVHDELIFETPERDVENAKELVKAEMESAGPRLGLTVPLKVDLGVGRNWREAHP